The Candidatus Eisenbacteria bacterium genome segment GCGCTGAAGACCGGCTTCGCGGCGGCGACCAAGGACATCGCCATCTACACCGACTCCGACCTGCCCATCGACATGAACGACATCAAGCTGGCGCTGCCCTACCTGGGCGAGGCGGACCTGCTCATCGGCTACCGGCTGGTGCGCACCGAGGGGCTGCGGCGGCGGGTGATCTCGAAGGCCTACAACTGGATCATCCGGCGCCTGTTCGGGCTGCGCGTGCGCGACGTGAATTTTGCGTTCAAGGTGCTGCGGCGGCGGCTGCTCGAGGTGATCGAGCTGCGCTCCGAGGGCAGCTTCATTGACGCCGAGATCATCCTGGAGGCCCTGCGCCACGGCTTCCGGGTGCGGGAGGTGGGCATGATGTTCTACCAGCGCACCGCGGGGAAATCCAGCCTGGCGGGCACCGGCGTGATCCTGAAGATCCTGGCCGAGATGTGGGAGTACCGCGGCCGCACCCGCGGCTCGCGCCGCGACGCGGGCTCCGTCGTCTCCGCCGCATGAAGTCCCCGCCCGGGCGGCGGCGCCTGCTGTGGACCGCCGACGACCTCGGCTACTCCGGGCCGGTCAACGAGGGCATCGCCCTGGCGCACCGCCAGGGCCTGGTGCGCAACGCCTCGCTGCTGGCCGGCGGCCCCGCCTTCGCGGGGGCGGTGCGGCTGGCCCGCCAGATGCCCGGGCTGAGCCTGGGGGTGCACCTGGCGGCGGTGGAGATGCGCGCGGTGGCACCCGCCGCGCGGCTGCCCGGCCTGGCCGGGCCGGACGGCTCCCTGCCCCGCGACTTCCTCCGCTTCTTCGCCCGCTATGCCACCGGCAGCATCCGCCCCTCGATCGTGGCGATCGAGTGGGAGGCGCAGATCGCCCGCGTCCGCGACGCGGGCCTCGAACCGCTCTACCTCGACAGCCATCAGCACCTCCACCTGGCCCCCGGGCTCTTCGAAGTCACCGTGCGCCTGGCGAAGCGCTTCGGCATCCGGGCGGTGCGCGCGCCGGCCGACGCGGCCCCCGGCCGGGCGGGCCCCATGCGCGCCGCGATGCTGCGCGCGCTCTTCGGCCTCGGCCGCCGGGCCCGCACCGCCGCCCGCCGCGCGGGGCTGTTCACCCCCGACGGCACGGTGGGCGTGGCCGAGGCCGGGCGCCTGCGGGCCAGCCACCTGCGCGCGGCCCTTCCGTGGATGGGGCCCGGGGTGTGGGAACTGGTCAGCCACCCCGGCATGGGCGAGCCCGCGGGCAGCCCCGCCGGCGAGTGGGGCGACCGCCCCGCGGAGCTGGAGATGGCGCGCGATCCCGCCCTGGCGGAGGACCTGCGCCGCGCGGGGGTGGAGGTGGTGGGCTACCGGGATTGCCTGTAGGGCGGGCCTTCCTGCCCGTTCCGGACGGGGGCTGACACGGGAGCCGCGCCCCCACTTTCCAAGGCGGCACTGGCGTAAATCCAGAAAACGCGATACAATCTGGCAACTTTCGGGCGCACGCGGAGCCCCCTTCCTGCGGCCCGGCGCGTGTCCTCTAGAGCCTGAACGGATCCGATGCTCTTCAACTCGATCCAGTTCCTCATCTTCTTCGCCGTTGTCACCGCGCTGTTCTTCGGACTGCCGCACCGGTTCCGCTGGGCCATGTTGCTGGCCGCCAGCTGCTGGTTCTACATGGCGTTCATCCCCGTCTACCTGCTGATCCTGGTCTTCACCATCGTCATCGACTACTTCGCAGGCATCGCCATCGCGGGCGCCTCCGGGACGCGGCGGAGGTGGTTCCTGGTGGCCAGCATCGTGGCCAACGTGGGGGTGCTGGCGTTCTTCAAGTACTACAACTTCCTCAACGACAATCTGGCTCACGCGCTGGGCCTGGCGGGGGTGTCCAACCCGGTGCCCTTCCTGAGGATCATCCTGCCCATCGGGCTCTCCTTCCACACCTTCCAGGCCATGAGCTACACCATCGAGGTGTACCGCGGGCACCACCCGGCGGAGCGACACTTCGGGATCTACGCCCTGTACGTGATGTTCTACCCGCAACTGGTGGCCGGGCCCATCGAGCGGCCCGGCAACCTGCTGCACCAGTTCCACGCCAGGCACGACTTCGACCCCGCGAGGGTCTCCGACGGGCTGAAGCTCATCCTGTGGGGCCTGTTCCAGAAGGTGGTGGTGGCGGACCGGCTGGCGCCGTTCGTCAACCAGGTCTACGACCGGCCCACGCAGTACGAGGGCCTGCCCCTGGCCCTGGCCACGTTCTTCTTCGCGTTCCAGATCTACGCCGACTTCGCCGGCTACTCCGACATCGCCATCGGCGCCGCGCAGGTAATGGGCTTCCAGCTCATGACGAACTTCCGGCGCCCCTACTTCGCGCGCAGCATCGCCGAGTTCTGGAAGCGCTGGCACATTTCACTCAGCACCTGGTTCCGCGACTACCTGTACATCTCGCTGGGCGGCAACCGTGTCGCGAAGGGGCGCTGGCTGCTGAATCTCATGATCACCTTCGTGGTGAGCGGGCTGTGGCACGGGGCAAAGTGGACCTTCGTGGTGTGGGGCGGGCTCAACGGACTGTACCTGGTCTCGGAAATCTGGGCCCACGACCTGTGGAGCCGCTTCCGGATGGGGTCATGGCCCGCGTGGCTGCGCCACTCCTCCGCCGCGCTGCGCATGCCGCTGACGTTTGCGCTGGCGTGCCTGGCCTGGGTCTTCTTCCGGGCCAACAGCACCTCCGACGCGCTGCACATCGTGGGGCACCTGTTCTCCGGGCTGGGCGGCTCGCTGTCCCGGCTGCACGACCGGGAGTTCCTGAAGGCCAACGTGCTGCTGGACCAGGGCCCGTCGGAGTTCCTGTGCGCGCTCGCGGTGATCGCGGGCCTCCTCGCGGTGCAGGTGTACCAGGAGCGGGTGCACCAGCAGGGCGGCCGTGTCCGTGATCGGCTGGCCGCCCGCCCGGTGGCGCTCCGCTGGGCGGTGTACTACGTGCTGATCGCAGCCATCCTGTTCCTCGGGGCGTTCAACCGCTCCCGGCAGTTCATCTACTTCCAGTTCTAGCGCCGCCCCGCGGGGCGGCGCGGGGGGATCCTGCGGCGTGAGACGCTTCCTGGCCCGGTTGCTGCTGTTCTCGGTGCCGCTGATGGCCTCTGGCGTGGCCATGGTGCTGGTGGACCCGTACAACTTCCTGGGCGTTTCGCACCTGGTCCCCGACGAGGTGAAGGCCCGCACCTCCGCCAAGCTCAACTACCCGCTGTGGGAGATGCTGCGCTTCCGGCGCCGGCCGAAGGCGGACATCCTGCTCGGAGACTCGCGCATGATGACCCTCAAGCCCGAGGCGATCCGCGCCGCCGGGGGCGCGGACTGTTACAACTTCGCCTATGGCGGCGGGTCGGTGCCCGAGATCATGAGCACGTTCTGGTTCGCCGACTCCGTAACCCGGCTGCGCTCGGTGGTGGTGGGCGTAAACTTCAACATGTACAACGCGCGCGCGCGCCACGACCGGACCGCCGACTACCGCGAGCTCACCGAGAACCCGTGCCTCTATTTCGTGAACCGAACGGTGGTGCGGGCGGCGTTCACATGCGTGCGGGCGATGGTCACCGGGCGCGTGCCGCAGATCGAGCGCCCCCCCATGAACCACGAGCAGTTCTGGGCCTACCAGCTCAAGGTGACGGCCGCGGACAGTTACCGCCACTACGCCTATCCCGTGGAGTTCCGCGAGGGCCTCCGGGGGATGGCGGACCGCTGCCGCGAGCGGGGCATCCGGCTCACGTTCATCGTGTTCCCCACGCATGCCGACCTGCAGTCGCGGGTGGCGGACTTCGGGCTGCTGCGGGAACAGGAGCGCTTCCGGGCCGACCTGCGCTCCATCGCCACCACGCATGACTTCGACGTCCCGGGCGCCCTCACCCGCGAACGCGCGAACTTCGAGGACCCTTACCACTTCCGCGAGCCGGTGATGCGGCGTATCGTGAGAGAGGTTTGGGGGACGTCCGGGATTGAAGAACCGGCGCCCGTCCGCCGATAAGGAGCCGATGAAGCCCAGCACCGCGCCGACCCCCCCCCAGCCCCGGCTGCCGGTCCGGCATCACCCCGGCAGTGGCCGCTGGTGGACGAAGATCATTCCCGTCGCCGCCCTGCTGGGCGCGGCGTACTACATCGGCCTGCTCATCCAGAGGCCCGAGCGGCGCGTCATCCAGTCCGCTGCGGGCGCGCTGCTGCTCTACCTCGCCTTCCGCCTGAGCATCTACCAGAGTCTCGCGTTCTTCCTGGTGGTGTACCCCTACCCGACATTCACCAGCGTGGGCAGCACCAACACCCTGATTCTCTTCGTGATCGCGGTGGTGTGGGCGGTGCGCGTCACCACCGGCGAACTGAAGATGACCTTCCGCGGGCTGCTGACACCGGTGTTCCCGCTGATCATCCTGGGCTACCTGCTGTCCACCTATTCCATCCAGACCGAGGAGCACCTGCAGGGCAGCATCGGCATCCTGTTCGACGTGCTCTCGTGCCTGATGCTGTACTTCATGGTGGTCAACTTCGTCACCGACGAGAGATCGCTGCGACGGACGCTGTACTTCTTCGGGATCTCCTCGATCCTGATCCACTTTGTGGCCGTCTACGAGGTGCTCTTCCCGGGCCGGGCGTTCCTCCCCGGATGGCTGATCTCGGAGCGCACCACGTTCCTCAACGCCCGCTTCGGGGTGCGCACCGGCGGGCCCTTCCGCGACTTCGAGCTGCTCTCGGAGTACTGCGCCGTGACCATCCCGCTGGTGCTGTTCCTGTGGCTGCGCTCGCCCCGCGGGGGCCGGATGTTCTGGGGCGTGGTGCTGGGCCTGACCGTGTTCTCGCAGTTCGCCACCGTGACCCGCGGCGGCTTCGTGAGCCTGATCCTGGGCCTCGCCTACCTGGCCTGGATGTTGCGCAAGGAGCTGGGCGTGGTGAAGACCGTCACCGGCTTCGCCACCGTGCTGGTCCTGCTCGCGGGAATCGGGGTGGTGCTGCCCAGTATGTTCCGCATGGAGTCGCTGTTCGAGCGACTGGAGCGCACCAAGCTCGAGAAGGGCCTGCCCGACTCGCGCGCCTTCACCTGGACCCAATCGTGGAAGCGGGCCCAGGAGCACATCTTCCTGGGCCATGGGCCGCAGTTCACCTCCGGCAGCGGGCTGACGAGGTACTACTGGCCGCACAACGGCTACCTGTTCCTGTGGGTGACCATCGGGCTGACCGGCCTGGTGGGCTACGTGGCGGCGTTCCTCACCTGCTTCTTCGCCACCGGCCGATACCGAGGGCCCTACATGAGCGGCGACTTCGTGCCCGGCCTGCTCACCGCGCTGCACGTGTCGTGGCTGGTATTCATGGTGGACCAGGCCAAGATCGACTTCGGCCGCAACCCGATCTACTTCCAGTTCACCTGGCTGCTCATGGGGCTCACGTCGGCGGTGTGGGCCATCGCCAGGCACGACGCGCGGGCGCGCGAGGCGGCGGGGATCCCGGCGGGTGTCCCAGGTGTGGCGGGTTCGGCGGCTTTGGCCGGTGCGGCGGGCGTGCCCGGTGCGGCAGGAGTGGCGGGCGCCGCTCCCGGAGCGGAACCCGTGCCGGGCGCGGGCCTGCCTGCGCCCGGGCCGGGCAGGACTCGCAAGATCATGGGCCCCGCCTAGGCCGTCGCTTCCGGGCCGTCGAGCAACTCGCGCACCGCGCGCACCAGGGCCTCGGTGTGGAAGGGCTTCTGCAGCGCCCGCGTGCCCGGCCCCGGTTCCCAGCCCTGCACCACCGCGTCCGCGGAATAGCCGGACACGTACAGGGCCCGCAGCCCCGGCCGCGACGCGCGCAGCCGCCGCACCAGCTCCGGCCCGCCCGTGCCGGGCATCACCACGTCCGAGACCACCGCGTCAATCCGCAGCCCCTCCGCCGCGCGGGCGAACGCCTCGTCGCCGTCCGCGGACTCGATCACCGCGTAGCCCGCCTCGCGGAGCACCGCGGCCGCCAGGTGCCGCACCTGCTCCTCGTCCTCCGCCAGCAGGATCGTCTCGGACCCGCCCGCGACGGCCGCGTCTCCCCCGCCGCGGCCCGGCTCCACCGGGTCCGGGCAGCGCGGAAGGTACACCGTGACGGTGGTCCCCCTGCCCGGCGCGCTCTCCACCTCCAGCGTGCCGCCGCTCTGCTCCACGATCCCGAACACCGTGGACGCCCCCAGGCCCGTGCCCTGGCCGGGGCCCCGCGTGGTGAAGAACGGTTCGAACATGTGTTCCAGGGTGGCGGGGTCCATGCCCGCCCCGGTGTCGCGCACGCGCAGCGCCACGTAGGGGCCCGCCGGGGCGGCGATGCGCAGCCCGGGGTGCCCCTCGGACAGGTCCACGTTGGCGGCCTCCAGGGTGAGCCGGCCGCCGCCGGACATGGCGTCGCGGGCGTTGAGCGCCAGGTTGAGCACCACCTGCTCCATCTGGCCCGGGTCCACCCGGACCGGCCACAGGCCCGGGCCGGTGGTGCAGGTGAGCACCACGTGCTCCACGATCAGCCGGCGCAGCATGCGTTCCATGCCCGCCACCACCTCGCCGACGTCCAGCACCCGCGGCGTGAGCACCTGTTGCCGGCTGAACGCGAGCAGCTGGCGGGTCATGGCCGCGGCCCGCTGGGCGGCGCGGCGGATCTCCTCCACGTCGTGCAGCAGCGGGTCGGCGGCGCCCATGCGCTCCAGCAGCAGCTCGGAGTAGCCGCTGATGACCGTGAGCAGGTTGTTGAAGTCGTGCGCCACCCCGCCGGCCAGGCGGCCGACGGCCTCCATCTTCTGCGTCTGGCGGAGCTGTTCCTCCATCCGGCGCTGCTCGGTGACATCCATGAGCAGGCCGATCACCGCGGCGCGGCCGTTGTAGATGGTCCTGGAGCCGTGGACCTCCGCGACGCGCACCTGGCCGTCGCGGCGGACGATGCGGAAGCTGTAGTGCGCGCTCCGCGTTTCGCCCTCCACGCGCCGGCGGATGTTCTCCAGCACCTTCGCGCGGTCCTCCTCGTGCACCACTTCGCCCACGGTGAGGGTGTCCACCATCTCCCCCGGAGTGGTGCCGAAGATCTCGGCCAGCTTGGGGTTCACATACGCGAACCGCCCGTCCTGGATGATGTAGATCCCGGCCATGGACTGTTCCACCAGCACCCGGTAGCGCGACTCCACCGCGGCCAGGCGTTCCTCCGCCAGCAACCGGGCGGTGATGTCCTGCAGGGCGCCGATCATGCGCCGGGGCGTGCCGCTGGAGTCGCGGAGCACCGTCCCGCGGCCGGCCACGCGCGCATAGGAGCCGTCGCGCTTGAGGAATCCGAACTCGTCGTCCCAGCGCGTTCCGCCATCCATCACCGCGGCGCGGATTCCCATGCGCACGCGCATCCGGTCGTCCGGGTGGACCCGCTCGTAGAACCACGACGTGGGCAGCGCGTTCTCCTCCGGGGCGTAGCCGAACAGCGTGGCCAGGCCCTCGCCCCACCACACCACCCGCGTGGACAGGTCCTGGTCCCACACCGCGTCGTTGGTGGCGCGCACCACCAGCCGCAGCCGTTCCTCGCTCTGCTGCAGGATGTCCTGGGCCGCGAGCCGCTCGGTCACATCGCCCACGGCGCAGCCCACGCCGGTCACCTCGCGGGCCTCGTTGAAGAGCGGGTAGCAGTTCATGGACCACGCCCGCGGCTCGCCGGGCCGGCCGGGGGCCTCGCACCGGATGACCTGGCCCAGCACCGGGGTGCGGGTCTCCAGGGTGCGGCGGAGGTTCGGTTCCACGATCGGGGCCAGCTCGGGGATGACTTCCCCGGGGGTGCGCCCCAGGTGGTCGGCCGCCGGGACGCCGTTGATGGCCGCCAGGAGGGGGTTGATGTAGGTGTAGCGGAGCTCGAGGTCGAGCAGCGCCGCACCGAAGGGGGCGTGGCCCAGCAGGATCTCCGCCTGCGACGCGGATTGGGGCCGGCGGGATTCCGGGAGTTCCGGGCTTCCGGATGGCACCATTACAGGTCTCCGGGAGGACAGGATGCCGCGTGCTGACCGCGGGGGGATCCGGACCGCAGGGCCCGGAGGGATGCCGGCCGCGCCGCGGATGCGGCGGGCCGGGAGGCCCGGGAGCGTCGTTCCCGGCCGGGTGGAATCGCATGAGCATACCATGCGCACGGTGCTTCGACACCGTCTCCCCGGGGCGACTATGATCCCGGGCATGGATCCGTCCCACGCAGACCCCACCCCCGACGGCCACCCGGGGGAAGCACCCACGGCCCGGGAGGAACACGCCGGGAATCCGCGCGTGCTGGTGAGCGGCGCGTCCGGCCTGGTGGGCTCGCGGGTGTGTGCGCGACTCGCGGCCGCGGGAGCGAGCGTGACGGCCCTGGGCCGTGACCGCGGCGGCCCACCGGCCGCGGGCTTCCTGCCCTGGGATCCGGAGCGCGGCGAACTGGATGGACCCGCGCTGGAAGGCCTCGACGCCGTGGTGCACCTGGCCGGCGAGAACATCTCGGCGGGGCGCTGGACCGCGGAGCGCCGCCGGCGGATCCGCTCCAGCCGCGTGGACGGGACCCGTCTGCTGGCGGGGCGCCTGGCCGGGCTGGCCCATCCGCCGCGCGTCATGGTGTGCGCCTCCGCGGTCGGCTACTACGGCGACCGGGGCGCGGAGTGGCTCACCGAGGACAGCCCGCCGGGCCAGGGGTTCATGGCGGAACTGTGCCGCGACTGGGAGGCCGCCTGCGGGCCCGCCGGGCGCGCCGGCATCCGCGTGGTCTCCCTGCGCACCGGCGTGGTGCTCACGTCCGCAGGCGGCATGCTGCCGCGGCTGATCCCGCTGTTCCGGCTGGGCCTGGGAGGCCGGCTGGGCGGCGGCGGCCAATACATGCCGTGGATCGCGATGGAGGACCTGCTGGAAGTGATCCGGCGCGCCTTGACCGACGACTCGCTGCGCGGGCCGGTGAACGCCGTCGCGCCGCAGGCCGTCACCAACGCGGAGTTCACGCGGGCCCTGGCCGCGGCGCTGCGCCGCCCGGCGGGGTTCGCGGTTCCGGCGTTCGCGCTGCGGCTGGCGCTGGGGGGGATGGCCGACGGGCTGCTGCTGGCCAGCGCCCGGGTGCGCCCGGCGCGGCTGGAGGCCGCGGGGTACGACTTCCGGCTCCCGGGGCTGGACGCCGCGCTGGCCGGGGACTCCTAGACCCGTTCCTCGTGGTCCGGGCCCGGGGGGGCGGTGCCGCCGTTGGCGTGGGTCTTGCGCGAGCCCGGTCGCTCCAGGAAGCGCATCCCCCGCAGCACGATGAGCGCGCACACCGTGCCGGACAGCCCCAGCTCCCACAGCCCCGATCCCACCGACGCCCCGGCCGCGCACACCAGCCAGATGGTGGCCGCCGTGGTCAGCCCGTGCACCGAGAAGCCCGACTGCATGATCGCGCCCGCTCCCAGGAAGCCCACCCCGGTCACCACGCCCTGTGCGAGCCGCGTGGGATCCACAGAGAACTGCATCGAGAGGTTGTGATGGCGCACCCACAGCCGGGGCCCCTCGGTGGCGATGAGCAGGAACATGCACGAGCCCAGCGAGACCAGCGCGTGGGTGCGGATGCCCGCCGGCTTGTTGGCGCGCTCGCGCTCCCAGCCCACCAGGCCACCGAGGAAGATCGAGAGCAGCAGCGGCCAGGTGATTTCCCAGAAATCCGCGAACATCCGTGGTTCTCCATGCCGTGGGACAGCAGTGCGCGGGCCGGCGGCGCAGGGCGCGCGGGGCGGATCCGCGTCCCGGATCCGTCCGGGACAGGCACACTCTGCGCCCCGCCCCGCCCGGCGTCAATGGGAACCGCGGTGGCGCATGCGGTCCGCGGCGGAAGATTGCGCAAGCGCCTCAGGGAGTCCGGTGCCGCCCGGCTCCCCCCTTGCCCTCAATCAGCCTGCTGCCGGAGAGAAACCGCGTCTTCTTCCCGTGCCTGTTGAGCCCAACGACGAATGGAGGGGGCGAACTGCGGAGAATGCGTCCCATCAAGGAGCGTGCAGCTATGAAGGCGTCCGCCATCTCCTGCGCGGTCAGGTTCCCGTGAGCCAGTTGAAAGACAGCCAGCCGGAAGTCTGCGATCGCCTGCCTCTCGATCGTCCGGTAGCGTGTTCTTGAGTCCTTGCTCAGCACGACCCAGCGATTCTCCGAAGCGAGTTTGAATACTTCCTCGTCCGGAATCCCGGTACGCGTGCTTTCGATTTGGCACACCACGTCGAACCCGGCGGAACGGAGTTGCTCGGCCACGCGTCTCCCGAGCGACTCCTCCACGAGGAAGGTGAAGCCTTCAAGCGGCTTGCTGGTATTGCTCGCAGCGGAGCGCTTCTTCAATCTCTTGCACTTCTCTGCAGTAGTCCGCAGCCAGAGTCTGTACGGACTCCCCGGCGGCCCAGCGCTCATACACGATTGAAGTTGCGATTCTACTTCCCACCAGGGCGGGGCGCCCAAACAGGATGCACGGGTCCAGCACGACCACGCGAGGGGAATCCGTGGGTCTCTCGGTTCTCCAAGTGAAGGGGAACAGTCTGTGTGCCAGGCCTTGCTCGTCAAACTCGACGCGCTTCAGGTACAGATTCAGGATCTCGCGAATTGCCACCTGACCGGGCTGGGTCAGATTAATGAGGCTGCTCGCGCGTTCCACGAACAGCTCAACTCCAGAAGTGGCGAAGCTATTCTCGATCAGCGGATGGGTACGTTCCGGGAACCACTCCCTCAAGTGGTGAATGGCCGATCGAATGCGCTGGAAAGGAATATCGTGGACGCGCCTGAGCGCGTCACAGACATGGGCCTCACATATGTTAGTGAAGGAAAGCAAGTTCTCTCCGGTCCTCGGAATCCCGATGATCGGATTGAAGTCCCTCCACTCGCCATCACGCCTGTAGTGCTGCCCCACGGTCCACGATCTCAGAGTGGAGACCGGGATGCCCAGGTATCCTGCGGCCTCAGCGATGCCGTAGACCGGAACGTCCCTTGGATTGAGGCCCCCGTAGAGACTTCGCCCTTCGTTCCTCATTGCCAGAATCTCCCTCCAAGCTTCGGAGAGAACCTCACCTCTGCAAGTACTCCCAAAGCGAGGTTCGCAGTCCACTGTGCGTGATCGGTGCCGCACCACAGGGCCGAAAATCAGCCCGGGCCTGCCAATGAGCCGACCCGACAACTGCGCCACCTTATGCCAGAACCCCGATCCCAAGCATACTATACATTTGTGCAGTTACGGCGTCAATGTCGAACTTCCCCCAAGACGACGCTCACGCCGAACTCGATTCGCGGCGGCTCCACCTCCGCTGGCCCCAGCCCATTGACGCACTCCGCCCCTTCCCCGGAAGATGGCCCCCGGAGGGTCGGAATGACGAAGTTCCTGGAATCCATGCGCGGCTGGAACTGGCACGAGGTGCTGCTCACCGCCCTGATCGTCGCGGGCGCGTGGCTCTCCGGGCGCCTGCTGGTGTGGCTGGGCCGCCGCGTGGGCGGGCGGCTGCTGCGGCGCGCCGACAGCCCGCTGGCCTACGACGTGCTGGTGGGCGCGCTGCACCCCACCGCGTGGCTGGTGTCGCTGGTGGGCGTGTACCTGGCGCTTCACCGCTACCGCTTCGGCCTGCTGCAGGCCCTCGACGGCGTGCTCTACGTGATCAGCGTCATGCTGGTCACGCACCTTGCGGGCAAGGTGCTCGGCGCCGCGCTGCGCTCCTACGCGCAGCGCGGGGCGCAGGGGTGCG includes the following:
- a CDS encoding glycosyltransferase family 2 protein, whose product is MYNEKDNIEEMIFRTLAVAPELADDFEIVVVDDASTDGCGEIVERIARTHPQVRCIRHPVNRKLGGALKTGFAAATKDIAIYTDSDLPIDMNDIKLALPYLGEADLLIGYRLVRTEGLRRRVISKAYNWIIRRLFGLRVRDVNFAFKVLRRRLLEVIELRSEGSFIDAEIILEALRHGFRVREVGMMFYQRTAGKSSLAGTGVILKILAEMWEYRGRTRGSRRDAGSVVSAA
- a CDS encoding ChbG/HpnK family deacetylase; this translates as MKSPPGRRRLLWTADDLGYSGPVNEGIALAHRQGLVRNASLLAGGPAFAGAVRLARQMPGLSLGVHLAAVEMRAVAPAARLPGLAGPDGSLPRDFLRFFARYATGSIRPSIVAIEWEAQIARVRDAGLEPLYLDSHQHLHLAPGLFEVTVRLAKRFGIRAVRAPADAAPGRAGPMRAAMLRALFGLGRRARTAARRAGLFTPDGTVGVAEAGRLRASHLRAALPWMGPGVWELVSHPGMGEPAGSPAGEWGDRPAELEMARDPALAEDLRRAGVEVVGYRDCL
- a CDS encoding MBOAT family protein; amino-acid sequence: MLFNSIQFLIFFAVVTALFFGLPHRFRWAMLLAASCWFYMAFIPVYLLILVFTIVIDYFAGIAIAGASGTRRRWFLVASIVANVGVLAFFKYYNFLNDNLAHALGLAGVSNPVPFLRIILPIGLSFHTFQAMSYTIEVYRGHHPAERHFGIYALYVMFYPQLVAGPIERPGNLLHQFHARHDFDPARVSDGLKLILWGLFQKVVVADRLAPFVNQVYDRPTQYEGLPLALATFFFAFQIYADFAGYSDIAIGAAQVMGFQLMTNFRRPYFARSIAEFWKRWHISLSTWFRDYLYISLGGNRVAKGRWLLNLMITFVVSGLWHGAKWTFVVWGGLNGLYLVSEIWAHDLWSRFRMGSWPAWLRHSSAALRMPLTFALACLAWVFFRANSTSDALHIVGHLFSGLGGSLSRLHDREFLKANVLLDQGPSEFLCALAVIAGLLAVQVYQERVHQQGGRVRDRLAARPVALRWAVYYVLIAAILFLGAFNRSRQFIYFQF
- a CDS encoding O-antigen ligase family protein, yielding MKPSTAPTPPQPRLPVRHHPGSGRWWTKIIPVAALLGAAYYIGLLIQRPERRVIQSAAGALLLYLAFRLSIYQSLAFFLVVYPYPTFTSVGSTNTLILFVIAVVWAVRVTTGELKMTFRGLLTPVFPLIILGYLLSTYSIQTEEHLQGSIGILFDVLSCLMLYFMVVNFVTDERSLRRTLYFFGISSILIHFVAVYEVLFPGRAFLPGWLISERTTFLNARFGVRTGGPFRDFELLSEYCAVTIPLVLFLWLRSPRGGRMFWGVVLGLTVFSQFATVTRGGFVSLILGLAYLAWMLRKELGVVKTVTGFATVLVLLAGIGVVLPSMFRMESLFERLERTKLEKGLPDSRAFTWTQSWKRAQEHIFLGHGPQFTSGSGLTRYYWPHNGYLFLWVTIGLTGLVGYVAAFLTCFFATGRYRGPYMSGDFVPGLLTALHVSWLVFMVDQAKIDFGRNPIYFQFTWLLMGLTSAVWAIARHDARAREAAGIPAGVPGVAGSAALAGAAGVPGAAGVAGAAPGAEPVPGAGLPAPGPGRTRKIMGPA
- a CDS encoding PAS domain S-box protein, whose protein sequence is MVPSGSPELPESRRPQSASQAEILLGHAPFGAALLDLELRYTYINPLLAAINGVPAADHLGRTPGEVIPELAPIVEPNLRRTLETRTPVLGQVIRCEAPGRPGEPRAWSMNCYPLFNEAREVTGVGCAVGDVTERLAAQDILQQSEERLRLVVRATNDAVWDQDLSTRVVWWGEGLATLFGYAPEENALPTSWFYERVHPDDRMRVRMGIRAAVMDGGTRWDDEFGFLKRDGSYARVAGRGTVLRDSSGTPRRMIGALQDITARLLAEERLAAVESRYRVLVEQSMAGIYIIQDGRFAYVNPKLAEIFGTTPGEMVDTLTVGEVVHEEDRAKVLENIRRRVEGETRSAHYSFRIVRRDGQVRVAEVHGSRTIYNGRAAVIGLLMDVTEQRRMEEQLRQTQKMEAVGRLAGGVAHDFNNLLTVISGYSELLLERMGAADPLLHDVEEIRRAAQRAAAMTRQLLAFSRQQVLTPRVLDVGEVVAGMERMLRRLIVEHVVLTCTTGPGLWPVRVDPGQMEQVVLNLALNARDAMSGGGRLTLEAANVDLSEGHPGLRIAAPAGPYVALRVRDTGAGMDPATLEHMFEPFFTTRGPGQGTGLGASTVFGIVEQSGGTLEVESAPGRGTTVTVYLPRCPDPVEPGRGGGDAAVAGGSETILLAEDEEQVRHLAAAVLREAGYAVIESADGDEAFARAAEGLRIDAVVSDVVMPGTGGPELVRRLRASRPGLRALYVSGYSADAVVQGWEPGPGTRALQKPFHTEALVRAVRELLDGPEATA
- a CDS encoding TIGR01777 family protein, with protein sequence MDPSHADPTPDGHPGEAPTAREEHAGNPRVLVSGASGLVGSRVCARLAAAGASVTALGRDRGGPPAAGFLPWDPERGELDGPALEGLDAVVHLAGENISAGRWTAERRRRIRSSRVDGTRLLAGRLAGLAHPPRVMVCASAVGYYGDRGAEWLTEDSPPGQGFMAELCRDWEAACGPAGRAGIRVVSLRTGVVLTSAGGMLPRLIPLFRLGLGGRLGGGGQYMPWIAMEDLLEVIRRALTDDSLRGPVNAVAPQAVTNAEFTRALAAALRRPAGFAVPAFALRLALGGMADGLLLASARVRPARLEAAGYDFRLPGLDAALAGDS
- a CDS encoding MgtC/SapB family protein; amino-acid sequence: MFADFWEITWPLLLSIFLGGLVGWERERANKPAGIRTHALVSLGSCMFLLIATEGPRLWVRHHNLSMQFSVDPTRLAQGVVTGVGFLGAGAIMQSGFSVHGLTTAATIWLVCAAGASVGSGLWELGLSGTVCALIVLRGMRFLERPGSRKTHANGGTAPPGPDHEERV
- a CDS encoding DUF5615 family PIN-like protein, translating into MKKRSAASNTSKPLEGFTFLVEESLGRRVAEQLRSAGFDVVCQIESTRTGIPDEEVFKLASENRWVVLSKDSRTRYRTIERQAIADFRLAVFQLAHGNLTAQEMADAFIAARSLMGRILRSSPPPFVVGLNRHGKKTRFLSGSRLIEGKGGAGRHRTP
- a CDS encoding DUF433 domain-containing protein, producing the protein MRNEGRSLYGGLNPRDVPVYGIAEAAGYLGIPVSTLRSWTVGQHYRRDGEWRDFNPIIGIPRTGENLLSFTNICEAHVCDALRRVHDIPFQRIRSAIHHLREWFPERTHPLIENSFATSGVELFVERASSLINLTQPGQVAIREILNLYLKRVEFDEQGLAHRLFPFTWRTERPTDSPRVVVLDPCILFGRPALVGSRIATSIVYERWAAGESVQTLAADYCREVQEIEEALRCEQYQQAA